ATGGGATGATCGTCAATATGATGGATAGGATGAAGCCGATGACATAAGATTTGACTGAACCGTGTGATTCTTGATGAGACATCTTACATCACCCCCATAAGATAAACGATTGTAAGCAAGAAGATCCAAACGACATCAAGGAAATGCCAGTACAATGAAACAAGAGTTACTTTTCTTGTTGTCAATGCATTGATGCCATTTCGCTTCAACTGAATCATGATGGCTGTCATCCAGCAAAGACCGACTGAAACGTGGAGTCCATGTGTTCCAACGAGTGTAAAGAACGCCGTTAGGAATGCACTTCGGGAAATTGTAGCACCTTCAGATACCATATTGGCGAATTCAGAGACCTCAAAGCCGATGAATCCCAATCCAAGAAGGGCAGTGACAACCAGCCATCCGATCAGCTGATTGACTTTTCCTTTGTTCAATGCAAGCGTTGCAAGTCCACTTGTGAAACTACTTGTTAACAATAGGAATGTTTCTGTGATATAGCCTGGTGCTTCAAATAATTCTTTTCCAGTCGGGCCTCCGTCAAAATGTGAACGGAGGACCATGAATGTAGCAAATATTGTTCCGAATAAGATAACGTCTGATACCAGGAAGAGCCAGAATCCAAGGACGCTTAAATCCTCATGATGTTCGTGTTCTTCATGATGGTCATTTGTATGAGAAATGGCTTGAGACATTATACCAACCTCCCAAACTTAGCTTCTGTTTCCTTGATTTCTTCTACAGGAATGTAGTAATCAAGTTTTTTCGTGAAGGAACGTGCAAGCATGCTGCCTGCAACTCCAAGCAATCCAACGACAATCATCCATGTCCATCCGAAAGTGAATCCAAATCCGGCAATGAACCAGAACCAGGACATGATGAACGGAATTCCTGAATTCCTTGGCATATGGATCGGCTTAATTTCACTTTCTTTTGTCATTGGTACGATGCCTTCTTTTTTCATTCTCCAGAAATCATCTTGACCTTTGACAATTGGTTCTATTGCAAAGTTATATTCAGGTGCTGGAGATGGAATCGTCCATTCC
This Falsibacillus pallidus DNA region includes the following protein-coding sequences:
- the cyoC gene encoding cytochrome o ubiquinol oxidase subunit III — its product is MSQAISHTNDHHEEHEHHEDLSVLGFWLFLVSDVILFGTIFATFMVLRSHFDGGPTGKELFEAPGYITETFLLLTSSFTSGLATLALNKGKVNQLIGWLVVTALLGLGFIGFEVSEFANMVSEGATISRSAFLTAFFTLVGTHGLHVSVGLCWMTAIMIQLKRNGINALTTRKVTLVSLYWHFLDVVWIFLLTIVYLMGVM